The following coding sequences lie in one Azospirillum humicireducens genomic window:
- a CDS encoding acyl carrier protein, giving the protein MSDIAERVKKIVVDHLGVEESKVVENASFIDDLGADSLDTVELVMAFEEEFGVEIPDDAAEKILSVKDAIDFIKANAAA; this is encoded by the coding sequence ATGAGCGACATCGCCGAGCGCGTGAAGAAGATCGTTGTGGACCACCTGGGTGTCGAGGAGTCGAAGGTGGTGGAGAACGCCTCCTTCATCGACGATCTGGGCGCCGACAGCCTCGACACCGTCGAGCTGGTTATGGCCTTCGAGGAAGAGTTCGGTGTCGAGATCCCGGACGACGCCGCGGAGAAGATCCTGTCGGTGAAGGACGCCATCGACTTCATCAAGGCCAACGCCGCCGCCTGA
- the fabG gene encoding 3-oxoacyl-[acyl-carrier-protein] reductase has translation MFDLTGKSALVTGASGGIGASIARALHAQGAAVALSGTRVAPLEALASELGERAFVVPGNLSEAAATEQLFKDAEAALGKIDILVNNAGLTRDQIAMRLKDEDWQSVIDVNLTAAFRLSRAAMRGMMKRRWGRIVNITSVVGVTGNPGQANYAASKAGLIGMSKSLAAELASRSITVNCVAPGFIATAMTDALNDEQKQKLLPAIPAGRMGQPEEIAAGVVYLASEEAAYVTGQTLHINGGMAMI, from the coding sequence ATGTTTGACCTGACCGGCAAGTCGGCCCTCGTCACCGGCGCGTCCGGCGGCATCGGCGCGTCGATCGCCCGTGCGCTGCATGCCCAGGGTGCCGCAGTGGCCCTATCCGGCACCCGCGTCGCTCCGTTGGAAGCATTGGCGTCGGAACTGGGCGAGCGCGCCTTCGTCGTGCCCGGCAACCTGTCGGAGGCCGCGGCGACCGAGCAGCTCTTCAAGGATGCCGAGGCGGCGCTGGGCAAGATCGACATTCTCGTCAACAATGCCGGGCTGACCCGCGACCAGATCGCGATGCGCCTGAAGGACGAGGACTGGCAGTCGGTCATCGACGTGAACCTGACGGCGGCCTTCCGCCTGTCGCGGGCCGCCATGCGCGGCATGATGAAGCGCCGCTGGGGCCGCATCGTCAACATCACGTCGGTCGTCGGCGTCACCGGCAATCCGGGCCAGGCCAACTACGCCGCGTCGAAGGCCGGCCTGATCGGCATGTCCAAGTCGCTGGCGGCCGAACTGGCCTCGCGCAGCATCACCGTCAACTGCGTCGCGCCTGGCTTCATCGCCACGGCCATGACCGACGCCCTGAACGACGAGCAGAAGCAGAAGCTGCTCCCCGCCATCCCGGCCGGCCGTATGGGCCAGCCGGAAGAGATCGCCGCCGGGGTCGTGTACCTCGCGAGCGAGGAGGCCGCCTACGTCACCGGCCAAACGCTGCACATCAACGGCGGCATGGCCATGATCTGA
- the fabD gene encoding ACP S-malonyltransferase: MTRAFVFPGQGSQAVGMGRELAEAFEVARLTFEEVDDALNQRLSRLMAEGPEADLTLTENAQPALMAVSVAVMRVLASEGGVDLSKHAAFVAGHSLGEYSALCAAGAFTLADTARLLKLRGQAMQKAVPVGKGAMAALLGADLEQAQGIAADAAQGEVCSIANDNSVGQVVISGSAEAIDRAIVLAAERGLKRSVRLPVSAPFHCSLMQPAADAMAEALANVTISAPAVPVVANVTASAVSDPNTIRRLLVEQVTGMVRWRECVLYMKEQGVERLVEVGSGKVLAGLTKRIDKDLAAVSVGTPADVESFLKTL; encoded by the coding sequence ATGACCAGGGCGTTCGTCTTTCCGGGGCAGGGCAGCCAAGCCGTAGGCATGGGCCGCGAACTCGCCGAGGCGTTCGAAGTCGCTCGTCTCACCTTCGAAGAGGTTGACGATGCGCTGAACCAGCGGCTGTCGCGCCTGATGGCCGAGGGCCCCGAGGCCGATCTGACCTTGACCGAGAACGCACAGCCGGCCCTGATGGCGGTCAGCGTCGCGGTGATGCGGGTTCTGGCGAGCGAGGGCGGGGTTGACCTGTCCAAACATGCTGCGTTCGTGGCGGGCCATTCGCTGGGCGAATACTCCGCGCTCTGCGCCGCCGGCGCCTTCACGCTGGCCGATACCGCACGCCTGCTGAAGCTGCGCGGTCAGGCGATGCAGAAGGCGGTGCCGGTTGGCAAGGGCGCCATGGCTGCCCTGCTGGGTGCCGATCTGGAGCAGGCGCAGGGCATCGCAGCAGACGCCGCTCAAGGCGAGGTGTGCAGCATCGCCAACGACAATTCGGTCGGGCAGGTGGTGATATCCGGCAGCGCCGAGGCCATCGACCGTGCGATCGTGCTCGCTGCCGAACGCGGGTTGAAGCGCTCGGTTCGGCTGCCGGTTTCGGCTCCCTTCCATTGCTCGCTGATGCAGCCTGCCGCCGATGCCATGGCGGAGGCGCTGGCGAACGTCACGATTTCCGCGCCGGCGGTTCCCGTGGTGGCCAATGTCACCGCGTCGGCGGTGTCCGATCCCAACACCATCCGCCGTCTGCTGGTCGAACAGGTGACCGGCATGGTCCGCTGGCGCGAATGCGTGCTCTATATGAAGGAGCAGGGTGTCGAGCGGCTGGTTGAGGTCGGATCGGGCAAGGTATTGGCCGGGCTGACCAAGCGTATCGACAAGGATTTGGCGGCTGTGTCGGTCGGCACGCCGGCAGACGTCGAGTCGTTCCTCAAGACCCTGTGA
- a CDS encoding acyltransferase family protein, with amino-acid sequence MQSICAGAMFRKSAKAELAVGSIPAARPAVGENSPVSGVNMRKSLLPYHVVELRGLACILLVAYHVVGIPGAGMQVADGSMYRYATDSFELIRMPLFTFISGLVYALNPARVERLTIFFLKKLRRLGFPFLVVSALFYFLQTHAPGVNGTFVPDSMWHIYVFPYAHFWYLQALFLIFTVVALFDAAHLMDRPSGFLLALSGAGAACLTVHFDSNVLSVNEACFLLPHFLLGVGVTRFRAMVPRTVLLGAAGFALALGIALHQASLWGYLPHFGWNSGVALLCGMGGAVTLLHAMPSSRAFRMLGASSYAIYLHHAMFAAGARVLLHRMDAGDGVIFCVALITGLIGPMALEALARLRPWTRVALVGKA; translated from the coding sequence GTGCAATCGATCTGCGCAGGCGCCATGTTCCGCAAGTCCGCCAAGGCGGAGCTTGCGGTCGGGTCCATCCCGGCCGCTCGGCCAGCCGTCGGCGAGAACAGCCCGGTCTCCGGAGTAAACATGCGCAAGAGTCTATTGCCGTATCATGTGGTGGAGTTGAGGGGGTTGGCCTGCATCCTGCTGGTTGCCTACCATGTGGTCGGCATCCCGGGGGCGGGTATGCAGGTGGCTGATGGTTCGATGTACCGGTACGCCACCGACAGCTTCGAGCTGATTCGCATGCCGCTCTTCACCTTCATCTCCGGACTCGTCTATGCTCTGAATCCGGCCCGGGTCGAGAGGCTCACGATCTTCTTCCTCAAGAAGTTGCGCCGGCTGGGCTTCCCGTTCCTGGTGGTGTCGGCACTCTTCTACTTCCTTCAGACCCATGCCCCCGGTGTCAACGGAACCTTCGTTCCCGATTCGATGTGGCACATCTACGTCTTCCCCTATGCCCATTTCTGGTATCTCCAGGCACTGTTCCTGATCTTCACCGTGGTGGCGCTGTTCGACGCGGCGCACCTGATGGACCGGCCTAGCGGATTCTTGCTGGCGCTGTCAGGCGCGGGCGCCGCCTGCCTGACCGTGCATTTCGACTCGAATGTCCTATCGGTGAACGAGGCCTGCTTCCTCTTGCCGCATTTTCTGTTGGGAGTGGGGGTGACCCGCTTCCGTGCGATGGTGCCGCGCACTGTGCTGCTGGGTGCCGCCGGGTTTGCCCTGGCACTGGGCATCGCGCTGCATCAGGCCTCGCTCTGGGGGTATCTGCCCCATTTCGGTTGGAACAGCGGCGTTGCGCTGCTGTGCGGCATGGGCGGAGCCGTGACCCTCCTCCATGCGATGCCGTCCAGCCGCGCCTTCCGCATGCTGGGAGCGTCGTCCTACGCGATCTATCTGCATCATGCGATGTTCGCCGCGGGAGCCCGCGTGCTGCTGCACCGCATGGATGCCGGCGACGGTGTGATCTTCTGCGTTGCGCTGATTACCGGGTTGATTGGACCGATGGCGCTGGAGGCGTTGGCCCGCTTGAGGCCCTGGACCAGGGTGGCGCTTGTCGGGAAGGCCTGA
- the rpsF gene encoding 30S ribosomal protein S6 encodes MALYECVLIARQDISAAQAEQLSEQFAQIVRDNGGTIAKSEYWGLKTLTYKIKKNRKGHYTLFNIDAPAAAVAEMERNMSISEDVLRFMTVRVDALDANPSAMMQSRNERSERGERGDRGPRRFDDRGPRPPRRQENVAAAEGETA; translated from the coding sequence ATGGCACTTTATGAGTGCGTGCTGATCGCGCGCCAGGACATTTCGGCCGCCCAGGCCGAGCAGCTCTCTGAGCAGTTCGCCCAGATCGTTCGCGACAACGGCGGCACGATCGCCAAGAGCGAATACTGGGGCCTGAAGACCCTCACCTACAAGATCAAGAAGAACCGCAAGGGTCACTACACCCTCTTCAACATCGACGCGCCGGCCGCTGCTGTCGCCGAGATGGAGCGGAACATGAGCATCAGCGAAGACGTGCTGCGCTTCATGACCGTGCGTGTCGACGCCCTCGATGCCAACCCGTCGGCGATGATGCAGAGCCGCAACGAGCGTAGCGAGCGCGGCGAGCGCGGCGACCGTGGTCCGCGTCGCTTCGACGACCGTGGCCCGCGTCCGCCGCGTCGTCAGGAAAACGTTGCCGCCGCCGAAGGGGAGACCGCGTAA
- the rpsR gene encoding 30S ribosomal protein S18, giving the protein MSDKQTTGAPARTGGARRPFFRRRKTCPFSGANAPAIDYKDVKLLSRFISERGKIVPSRITAVSTKKQRELARAIKRARFLALLPYVVK; this is encoded by the coding sequence ATGTCCGACAAGCAGACCACGGGCGCTCCCGCCCGCACCGGCGGCGCCCGCCGCCCGTTTTTCCGCCGTCGCAAGACCTGCCCGTTCTCGGGTGCGAACGCTCCGGCGATCGACTACAAGGACGTCAAGCTGCTGTCCCGCTTCATCTCCGAGCGCGGGAAGATCGTCCCGAGCCGCATCACCGCGGTCTCGACGAAGAAGCAGCGCGAACTGGCCCGCGCCATCAAGCGCGCCCGTTTCCTGGCACTTCTCCCCTACGTGGTGAAGTAA